The proteins below are encoded in one region of Pelotomaculum isophthalicicum JI:
- a CDS encoding AAA family ATPase produces MSTTSVLVVDDIANTREDIKRLLYFEEDISVVGEAESGDEALKMAATLHPDVVLMDINMPGMDGIMASEAISTQMPDTAIVIISIQGEPEYLKKAMAAGARDYLVKPFSSSDLADTIRRVSNTYKMRAARSATPPVNVTLPEPDPPAKKVVVFFSSKGGVGRTTLACNLAVCLAQETQKKVALVDFDLQGGDVTVMLNLSPKGTIAELAQEEDRLEFSLVNSYLAPHMSGLKILPAPTRPEQAEVVTAGHVEEILNLLKTYFDIVIVDTSPLFNDLNLSVLEIASDILLIFTRDLPSIKHVKTDLEVLDTLNLSGKVKLVLNQSTLDYGIKISDLEKSLNTSPVAILPYDEKTVLSSINKGHPFVLTQANSKITQNIKAFAREFEMPAAGVNTEAAAKKSFIGKFFSF; encoded by the coding sequence ATGAGTACAACCAGTGTGCTAGTTGTCGACGACATTGCCAACACCCGTGAGGATATTAAACGCTTGCTTTATTTTGAAGAAGACATCTCGGTGGTAGGAGAAGCGGAAAGCGGGGATGAAGCCCTGAAGATGGCCGCAACTCTCCACCCCGACGTTGTATTAATGGACATCAATATGCCGGGCATGGACGGGATCATGGCGTCCGAAGCGATTTCGACCCAAATGCCTGATACCGCTATTGTGATCATTTCCATTCAAGGTGAACCGGAGTATCTGAAAAAAGCTATGGCCGCGGGCGCCAGGGACTACCTGGTAAAACCCTTCAGTTCCAGTGATCTGGCCGATACTATCCGGCGCGTCAGTAACACCTATAAAATGCGGGCGGCCCGCTCTGCCACCCCGCCTGTTAACGTAACCCTGCCGGAACCTGACCCTCCGGCCAAAAAAGTTGTGGTGTTCTTTTCCAGCAAGGGAGGAGTCGGCAGGACAACTCTTGCCTGCAATCTGGCCGTATGCCTTGCCCAAGAGACCCAAAAAAAGGTGGCGCTGGTGGACTTCGACCTGCAAGGTGGCGACGTGACGGTAATGCTTAACCTTTCCCCCAAGGGAACTATTGCTGAACTGGCGCAGGAAGAGGACCGGCTGGAATTCTCCCTGGTTAATTCCTATCTGGCGCCACATATGTCCGGGCTAAAGATTCTTCCAGCCCCAACGCGGCCTGAGCAAGCCGAAGTCGTCACAGCAGGCCATGTGGAAGAAATACTGAATTTGTTAAAAACCTATTTCGATATAGTTATCGTTGATACTTCCCCGCTCTTTAACGATCTAAACCTGAGCGTCTTAGAAATTGCCAGCGATATTCTTTTGATTTTTACCCGGGACCTTCCATCTATTAAGCATGTTAAGACTGACCTGGAGGTTTTGGACACTTTGAATTTGTCCGGCAAGGTCAAACTGGTTTTAAACCAGTCTACCCTTGACTATGGCATTAAAATTTCGGACCTGGAAAAAAGCCTCAATACATCCCCTGTGGCAATTCTGCCTTATGATGAAAAAACAGTGCTGTCATCAATCAATAAAGGACACCCGTTTGTGCTGACTCAGGCTAACAGCAAAATTACTCAAAATATCAAGGCCTTTGCCAGGGAATTTGAAATGCCAGCCGCCGGGGTCAACACTGAAGCCGCCGCTAAAAAGTCATTTATCGGCAAATTCTTTAGTTTCTAA
- the cpaB gene encoding Flp pilus assembly protein CpaB, which yields MKNKLILILAVVTGLIAAGGIYMYLTDMKKTYQESGDFARVAVASQRIPAKTQITSQMFDLKDMPVKYINERAAFDSKEVLGKTAKSDIWPGEQILRDQLANDKDASDGLPFLLQSGKRAVTIAVNEVSGIAGLVKPGDRVDVMGTFDLQAAVGQEKSSVTSLLIQNASVLSTDQSTTQAAGNSQDSKKAAPAHTITLSVTPEQAQPLILCSEKGSIRLLLRPATDQETINLPSFRMNQLVH from the coding sequence ATGAAAAACAAACTAATCTTGATTCTGGCCGTGGTCACCGGCCTGATTGCAGCCGGTGGAATATATATGTACCTGACAGACATGAAAAAAACTTACCAGGAAAGTGGAGATTTTGCCAGAGTCGCCGTAGCCAGCCAGCGGATACCGGCAAAAACCCAAATAACATCCCAAATGTTCGATCTAAAAGATATGCCCGTAAAATATATCAACGAACGAGCGGCGTTTGATTCAAAGGAAGTCCTGGGCAAAACAGCAAAGTCGGATATTTGGCCGGGAGAGCAAATCCTTCGGGACCAGTTGGCCAACGACAAAGACGCGTCAGACGGCCTCCCTTTCCTGCTCCAATCAGGCAAGCGGGCAGTAACTATAGCGGTTAACGAAGTGTCCGGCATTGCTGGTTTAGTTAAGCCAGGTGACCGGGTGGACGTTATGGGAACATTCGACCTGCAGGCCGCGGTCGGCCAGGAAAAATCCAGCGTGACAAGCCTGTTGATCCAAAACGCCAGCGTCCTGTCCACGGATCAGTCGACAACCCAGGCGGCAGGGAACAGCCAGGACAGCAAAAAAGCCGCTCCAGCCCACACCATAACTCTTTCAGTAACGCCCGAGCAGGCTCAACCCCTGATTCTCTGTTCTGAAAAAGGGTCCATCCGGCTACTCCTGCGCCCGGCGACAGACCAGGAAACAATTAACCTGCCGTCTTTCAGAATGAATCAACTAGTTCATTAA
- a CDS encoding TadE/TadG family type IV pilus assembly protein, with product MKIRIIKFLRDLVCDQKGFAMVIITAGMVGLLGFTALVTDIGMLLLNKQKLSNAVDAAVLAGAQELPVNPVQAINTAENYVLTNGYIPDQPTVSAYNGRQDTQITVSATKQVNYFFARVLGLYSGIVSAQASARVAGLSSYKGAAPLAIPNQTFDFNTRYTLKQGSNSPEPSPLGPGTYGALSLGGTGASNYEDNLKYGYDGKLTVGEEIDTETGNMSNPTKRAIDYRMDLCNHSPACTPSNFDPGCPRILIVPVYEPIVIDHGQVAKIRIIGFAAFLVDRVTAQGNENYIEGYFIKMVVEGDSSSSQADYGIQGAKLIE from the coding sequence ATGAAAATAAGAATTATTAAATTTCTTAGGGATCTTGTATGTGATCAAAAAGGCTTCGCCATGGTTATAATCACCGCAGGAATGGTGGGTTTGTTGGGTTTTACGGCACTGGTCACAGACATCGGAATGCTTTTGCTCAACAAACAAAAACTCTCCAACGCTGTTGACGCGGCTGTCTTGGCCGGGGCGCAGGAACTGCCGGTAAATCCGGTCCAGGCGATAAACACCGCGGAAAATTACGTCCTTACGAACGGTTATATCCCTGACCAGCCAACGGTTTCAGCATATAACGGCCGTCAGGACACACAGATAACAGTGTCGGCCACAAAACAGGTGAATTATTTTTTTGCCAGGGTCCTTGGCCTGTATTCCGGTATAGTAAGCGCGCAGGCATCCGCCAGAGTGGCGGGATTAAGCTCCTACAAAGGCGCAGCCCCCTTGGCGATACCCAACCAGACCTTTGATTTCAACACCAGGTACACACTGAAGCAAGGATCCAACAGTCCCGAACCATCCCCTCTCGGTCCGGGTACATACGGCGCCCTTTCCCTGGGCGGAACCGGTGCAAGCAACTATGAGGACAACTTAAAATATGGCTATGATGGAAAATTAACTGTGGGTGAAGAGATCGACACTGAAACGGGAAACATGTCCAACCCCACCAAACGGGCAATAGATTACCGGATGGACCTGTGCAATCACTCACCCGCATGCACTCCCTCCAATTTTGACCCTGGATGTCCCAGAATCTTGATTGTTCCGGTTTACGAACCCATCGTTATTGATCATGGTCAGGTCGCAAAAATCAGGATTATCGGCTTCGCCGCTTTCCTGGTGGACAGAGTAACCGCGCAAGGCAATGAAAACTATATTGAAGGTTATTTTATAAAAATGGTGGTGGAGGGGGATTCGTCATCAAGTCAGGCAGATTATGGTATTCAGGGAGCTAAACTAATCGAGTAA
- a CDS encoding TadE/TadG family type IV pilus assembly protein: MRQVGELIGDKRGQALVELALVLPLLIILLMGTMEFGRIFHSYLLITNASREGARAGITSQTDSEIITKVKDVAATLNLTDAQITITPNQSARTRGVPLTVKVDYSVNLITPVLDTIIPNPFPLSATTVMRME, encoded by the coding sequence ATGCGCCAGGTAGGCGAGTTAATCGGGGATAAGCGGGGACAGGCGCTGGTCGAGTTGGCGCTGGTACTGCCGCTTCTGATTATATTACTTATGGGAACGATGGAATTTGGCAGAATATTTCACTCCTATCTATTGATCACAAATGCTTCCAGGGAGGGCGCGCGCGCCGGGATAACCAGTCAGACTGATTCTGAAATTATCACAAAAGTGAAGGATGTCGCGGCAACTTTGAATTTAACAGATGCTCAAATAACCATCACACCAAATCAAAGCGCCCGGACAAGGGGTGTCCCATTAACGGTAAAGGTTGACTATTCAGTAAACCTGATTACACCGGTACTGGACACTATCATCCCCAACCCCTTTCCGCTGAGCGCAACTACCGTAATGAGGATGGAATAA
- a CDS encoding A24 family peptidase produces MFIDTVFFLLTVTCLCTDLAKRKIYNFVLLPAVLVALGYHLYTGGLPQVILSLEGLSLGLALLLIPHLMGGIGAGDVKFLAAIGALKGPSFIFITFLAGAIAGGILAIFYLVRNKKLLFTIKKLFLPFTVGFSFFQSYHTDSEVDQSSTIPYGAAIALGSAIAYFVR; encoded by the coding sequence ATGTTTATCGACACTGTCTTCTTTCTGCTCACGGTCACCTGCCTATGTACAGACCTTGCCAAACGAAAAATTTATAACTTTGTGCTGCTCCCGGCAGTTCTTGTGGCTTTAGGCTACCATTTATACACCGGTGGGCTGCCCCAAGTTATTCTCAGCCTGGAAGGTTTATCCCTAGGGTTGGCATTACTTCTCATCCCTCACTTGATGGGTGGTATCGGCGCCGGTGACGTAAAATTCCTGGCCGCCATCGGGGCGTTGAAAGGTCCTTCCTTTATCTTTATCACTTTCCTGGCAGGCGCTATTGCAGGAGGTATTCTGGCTATATTCTATCTGGTCCGAAACAAGAAACTGCTCTTTACCATAAAAAAACTTTTTCTCCCGTTTACTGTCGGATTTAGTTTTTTTCAAAGCTACCATACGGACTCAGAAGTTGATCAAAGCAGCACAATCCCTTACGGCGCCGCTATTGCCTTAGGTAGCGCCATCGCATATTTTGTGAGGTGA
- a CDS encoding Flp family type IVb pilin, producing the protein MIQMFKNFLFEESGQGMAEYGLILALVACAVIIALTAIGTNINTKFGEVNNALNPQ; encoded by the coding sequence ATGATTCAAATGTTTAAAAACTTCTTGTTCGAAGAGTCAGGGCAGGGCATGGCGGAATATGGGTTGATCTTAGCGCTTGTAGCATGTGCTGTAATCATTGCGCTGACGGCAATAGGTACTAATATAAATACAAAATTTGGCGAGGTAAATAACGCACTAAATCCGCAGTAA
- a CDS encoding Flp family type IVb pilin: MIVLTKKLFMEESGQGMAEYGLILAFVAMAVVVALSLLGDGIIKSYQNTASKFPE; the protein is encoded by the coding sequence ATGATAGTATTAACAAAAAAATTGTTTATGGAAGAATCCGGACAGGGCATGGCGGAGTATGGGTTGATTCTCGCTTTTGTGGCAATGGCAGTAGTTGTAGCGTTAAGTCTATTAGGGGATGGGATTATAAAATCATACCAAAATACAGCAAGTAAATTCCCTGAATAA
- a CDS encoding response regulator: protein MKKVKILITDDHTLVREGLRKILSTEEAIEVVGEAEDGQQAIEQAMKIKPDIILMDITMPKVNGIEATRIIKNECPEIGIIALTIHDQEEYLFELIKAGASGYVLKDISSDLLVQTILGVARGESFIPPSMTTKIFAEFSRLSSRHAQDNLPQGLTRREVDVLRLVAHGESNRSIAQKLYISEKTVKNHLTNIFQKLGVIDRTQAALLAVKNKIVDL, encoded by the coding sequence TTGAAAAAAGTAAAAATATTAATTACCGATGACCATACACTCGTCCGTGAAGGATTGCGTAAAATCTTATCCACTGAAGAGGCCATTGAGGTGGTAGGTGAGGCGGAAGACGGTCAGCAAGCCATCGAACAGGCTATGAAAATCAAGCCGGATATCATCCTCATGGATATCACCATGCCAAAGGTCAACGGTATCGAAGCTACCCGGATAATTAAAAACGAATGCCCCGAGATTGGCATAATCGCCCTAACCATTCATGACCAAGAAGAGTACCTCTTTGAACTGATCAAAGCCGGTGCCTCAGGCTATGTACTTAAAGACATCAGTTCAGATTTGCTGGTGCAAACCATTTTGGGGGTTGCGCGGGGTGAATCTTTTATTCCTCCATCCATGACAACTAAAATATTTGCCGAATTCAGCCGCCTGTCTTCCCGCCACGCCCAGGACAACCTGCCTCAGGGTTTAACCAGACGGGAAGTTGACGTGCTTCGGTTGGTTGCCCATGGAGAAAGCAACCGAAGCATTGCCCAAAAGCTATACATAAGCGAAAAAACGGTAAAGAATCACCTGACAAATATTTTTCAAAAGCTGGGTGTGATTGACCGGACCCAAGCCGCTCTCCTGGCGGTAAAAAATAAAATTGTGGACTTATAA
- a CDS encoding sensor histidine kinase — translation MFDINALDRIVKETLEAIERSKNQIYDIAENSRLELIRVSQELNEVKKEVSEIIRQVDKKALIEKRARARLMEVSKDFQRYTEKDIKDAYDQAYDLQVELIKMQEKEKLLRFRRDHLETSLRRLNATVDRAEKLVSQVGVVLNYLGGGLQDLGSKIGEVHQAQQMAMSIIKAQEEERKRVAREIHDGPAQSMANIVMRADYCQKLLDLHPDKVRGELVALQELVRSSLTDVRKIIFDLRPMVLDDLGLAPAIKRYLSDYNDQLGVQIEFLFIGPQKRLESSVEVALFRIIQEAVNNIRKHARAKSAIVKMEMLPEKINIYVKDDGTGFDLNKVMADGERDGYGLIGIRERVQLLKGEFNITTAPGRGTSIGISVPVDYN, via the coding sequence GTGTTTGACATAAATGCCCTTGACCGTATTGTCAAAGAAACACTAGAAGCCATAGAACGAAGCAAAAACCAGATCTACGACATAGCGGAAAATTCCCGTTTGGAATTAATCAGGGTGAGTCAGGAACTTAACGAAGTTAAAAAAGAAGTGTCGGAAATTATTAGGCAAGTGGACAAAAAGGCTCTTATCGAAAAAAGAGCCAGGGCCAGATTGATGGAAGTAAGTAAAGATTTTCAGAGATATACCGAAAAGGATATTAAGGATGCTTACGATCAGGCATATGATTTGCAAGTTGAACTAATCAAAATGCAAGAAAAAGAAAAACTCCTGCGGTTCAGGCGGGATCATCTGGAAACAAGCCTGCGCAGGCTCAACGCCACAGTTGATCGGGCTGAAAAACTGGTTTCCCAAGTAGGTGTAGTCTTGAACTATCTGGGTGGGGGTCTGCAGGACCTCGGCTCCAAAATCGGCGAGGTCCACCAGGCGCAACAGATGGCTATGAGCATCATTAAAGCCCAGGAAGAAGAACGCAAACGAGTCGCCCGGGAAATCCACGACGGTCCGGCACAATCCATGGCTAATATCGTCATGAGAGCGGATTATTGTCAGAAGCTGCTGGACTTGCATCCCGATAAAGTCCGCGGCGAACTGGTTGCGCTACAGGAATTGGTTCGTTCGAGTTTAACCGATGTCCGCAAAATAATATTTGATTTGAGACCGATGGTGCTGGACGACCTTGGTCTTGCACCCGCAATAAAGAGATACCTTTCCGATTACAATGATCAATTAGGTGTTCAAATTGAATTTCTTTTCATTGGGCCCCAAAAGCGGCTGGAGAGTTCTGTTGAAGTTGCTCTTTTTAGAATTATCCAGGAAGCGGTAAACAATATAAGAAAACATGCCCGAGCCAAAAGCGCAATAGTTAAAATGGAAATGCTTCCCGAGAAGATTAACATTTACGTTAAAGATGACGGTACTGGTTTTGACCTGAATAAAGTCATGGCAGACGGGGAACGCGACGGATACGGCTTAATCGGAATACGGGAAAGAGTTCAGCTTCTCAAAGGAGAATTTAACATCACTACCGCTCCCGGCAGGGGCACATCAATAGGTATTTCGGTTCCCGTGGACTATAATTGA
- a CDS encoding ferredoxin produces MRVDVDQELCISCGTCIDLCPEVFKWNDDNKASCATAEIPVDLEEQAHEAAESCPTEAITDI; encoded by the coding sequence TTGCGAGTTGATGTGGACCAGGAATTATGTATCAGCTGCGGTACGTGTATAGATCTCTGCCCGGAAGTCTTTAAATGGAATGATGATAATAAAGCCAGTTGCGCTACAGCAGAGATACCGGTTGATTTGGAGGAACAAGCGCACGAGGCCGCCGAAAGCTGTCCTACCGAAGCAATTACCGACATTTAA
- the speD gene encoding adenosylmethionine decarboxylase, which yields MKQLGRHVLAEICGCDFNILNDIDKVEEILVNAALEAGAEVRECVFHKFSPQGVSGVVVISESHLAIHTWPELGYAAVDVFTCGEKVNPWDACNYLNDHFCAKHMTAKEIKRGVIPEAYLKEAVNL from the coding sequence ATGAAACAATTGGGCCGCCATGTATTGGCTGAGATTTGTGGGTGCGATTTTAACATTCTCAATGACATTGACAAGGTTGAAGAAATCTTGGTAAACGCAGCGCTGGAAGCCGGCGCTGAAGTCAGGGAATGTGTGTTCCATAAGTTCAGCCCTCAGGGGGTAAGCGGTGTTGTGGTTATTTCCGAATCGCACCTCGCTATCCATACCTGGCCGGAACTGGGTTACGCGGCAGTGGACGTGTTCACATGCGGTGAAAAAGTAAATCCCTGGGATGCATGCAACTACCTTAATGATCACTTTTGTGCGAAACATATGACGGCAAAAGAAATAAAACGCGGTGTCATTCCGGAAGCTTACTTAAAGGAAGCTGTAAATCTTTAG
- a CDS encoding polyprenyl synthetase family protein, with product MLRTILGPIAADLENVYCILRKEFPLIIGQAGDLTRLEHLSVNTAIRPALVILSSRIYDGNPEKTAVLAAVFQFIYLASKVQENISKADPVVSSEISDYRDKKGFSVLLGDYLYSKSTFLLIESGITGMICAMAEIVCQVHEGLLFKEKLTGFNPASKAFHDIVRKETAELFAGCCLLGARLAGAVVEDQEIMRRFGLNLGMAFGLSELGVAVEQTSFYTENALEYLLLAPARPEKIVLEQLVNMLSGSETKIRRMVG from the coding sequence ATGTTGAGAACCATTTTGGGGCCGATTGCAGCTGACCTGGAAAACGTATATTGCATACTTAGAAAAGAGTTTCCTCTAATTATCGGCCAAGCGGGGGATTTAACCCGCCTTGAGCATTTATCTGTAAATACGGCAATTAGACCGGCGCTGGTGATCCTTTCTTCCCGGATTTACGACGGTAATCCTGAAAAAACGGCTGTTCTGGCCGCTGTTTTTCAGTTTATTTATCTAGCTTCAAAAGTACAAGAGAATATTTCCAAAGCTGATCCGGTCGTGAGTAGTGAAATCAGCGACTACCGGGACAAAAAAGGTTTTTCTGTTTTGCTGGGAGATTACCTTTACAGCAAATCCACTTTTCTGTTGATCGAGTCAGGCATAACGGGGATGATTTGCGCTATGGCCGAGATTGTTTGTCAGGTTCACGAGGGTTTGCTTTTTAAAGAGAAACTGACAGGGTTTAACCCAGCCTCAAAAGCGTTTCACGATATCGTTCGCAAGGAAACCGCCGAGCTTTTTGCCGGTTGTTGTCTTCTCGGAGCCCGCCTGGCTGGCGCTGTTGTAGAAGACCAGGAAATCATGCGCCGCTTTGGCTTAAACTTGGGCATGGCTTTCGGACTGTCGGAGTTGGGTGTCGCTGTTGAACAAACGTCTTTTTATACGGAAAATGCCCTGGAATATCTCTTGCTGGCGCCGGCACGGCCGGAAAAGATTGTATTGGAACAACTGGTTAATATGTTGTCCGGCAGTGAAACAAAAATAAGGCGCATGGTGGGGTAA
- a CDS encoding demethylmenaquinone methyltransferase — MRPDQYQNKEEYVHAVFSSIAHRYDFLNTALSFNQDKYWRKFAVKLTGLGTGGQGLDVCCGTGMLTLELAKAAGLNGHVTGLDFCADMLAVARENVGKSPYRKVIELVEGNAVNLPFPDNTFDCATIGFALRNVPDIRKTIDEMRRVVKPGGKVVSLELAKPGMPLFKQLYYFYFNCVVPVLGRLGVGLNGPYNWLPESLKKYPHQSEIKNIFADAGLTGACYYELTGGIVAVHVGEK; from the coding sequence ATGCGGCCGGATCAGTATCAAAATAAAGAAGAGTATGTACATGCGGTTTTTTCATCTATCGCCCATCGGTATGATTTTCTTAATACCGCGCTGAGTTTCAACCAGGACAAGTATTGGCGGAAATTTGCGGTGAAGCTTACCGGTTTGGGAACGGGCGGCCAAGGGTTGGATGTTTGTTGCGGAACGGGAATGCTGACCCTGGAACTGGCAAAAGCAGCCGGCTTAAACGGTCATGTGACAGGCCTGGATTTTTGCGCCGACATGCTGGCGGTAGCCAGGGAAAATGTTGGGAAGTCCCCTTACCGGAAGGTTATTGAACTGGTTGAAGGCAATGCCGTTAACCTGCCGTTTCCGGATAATACCTTTGACTGCGCGACCATCGGTTTTGCCCTGCGTAATGTACCTGATATCAGAAAAACAATCGATGAGATGCGGCGGGTGGTAAAACCCGGGGGAAAGGTTGTGTCTCTTGAACTTGCCAAACCGGGCATGCCATTATTCAAACAACTCTATTATTTTTACTTTAACTGCGTTGTGCCGGTGCTGGGCAGACTGGGTGTAGGGCTTAACGGGCCTTACAACTGGCTCCCGGAATCGTTGAAAAAGTATCCTCACCAGTCGGAGATCAAGAATATCTTTGCCGACGCCGGTCTGACCGGAGCCTGCTATTATGAGCTAACCGGCGGTATTGTAGCTGTGCATGTGGGAGAGAAGTGA
- a CDS encoding menaquinone biosynthesis decarboxylase — MAYNDLRAFIADLEKRGLLKRIKTETDPVLEITEISDRMVKSGGPALYFENVRGYKLPVVTNLFGTLERMKLALGVDDLEQIGKEIMDFIQPPELPVTFMDRLKALPKLAQLASFIPKKVNSGPCKEVVVKDNPSLAGLPVLKCWPEDGGPYITLPLVFTKDPRTGQRNVGMYRMQIYDERTTGMHWHIHKDAAGHCRNQVEKMPVAVALGADPAVIYAATAPLPAGIDEMLFAGFLRKEPVQLVKCETVDLEVPAYAEIILEGYVDPQEKRLEGPFGDHTGYYSLADQYPVFHLTCITSRKDPLYPATIVGRPPMEDAFIGKATERIFLPLLRLLVPELVDMNLPPEGVFHNCVIVSIEKSYPGQAKKVMSALWGFGLMMLAKLIIVVDADVDVQNISEVMWRVFNNIDAKRDVVITEGPLDALDHASPLPHLGAKMGIDATTKWPSEGHLREWPGDVVMSEEVKNLVDGKWREYGF, encoded by the coding sequence ATGGCGTATAATGACTTGCGCGCTTTTATCGCGGACTTGGAAAAACGCGGCCTTTTAAAAAGAATAAAGACGGAAACAGACCCGGTGCTGGAGATTACCGAGATTAGTGACCGCATGGTCAAGTCCGGCGGACCGGCATTGTATTTTGAAAATGTCCGCGGATATAAGTTGCCGGTTGTCACCAATCTTTTCGGCACGCTGGAACGAATGAAGCTTGCCCTTGGGGTAGATGACCTGGAACAGATTGGTAAAGAGATAATGGATTTTATTCAACCGCCCGAGTTGCCGGTCACCTTTATGGACAGGTTGAAAGCGCTGCCCAAGTTGGCGCAGTTGGCGTCTTTTATCCCGAAAAAAGTAAACAGCGGTCCTTGTAAGGAAGTAGTGGTCAAAGATAACCCTTCATTGGCTGGATTGCCTGTTTTAAAGTGCTGGCCGGAAGACGGGGGGCCATATATCACGCTACCCTTGGTTTTTACCAAAGATCCCCGGACGGGACAGCGAAATGTCGGGATGTACCGGATGCAAATCTATGATGAACGCACTACCGGGATGCACTGGCACATTCACAAAGACGCTGCCGGGCATTGCCGTAATCAGGTTGAAAAAATGCCCGTAGCCGTCGCCCTAGGCGCTGATCCGGCGGTAATATACGCGGCTACCGCGCCTCTTCCCGCCGGTATCGATGAGATGTTGTTTGCCGGTTTTTTGCGCAAGGAACCGGTTCAGTTGGTGAAGTGTGAAACAGTTGATCTTGAAGTTCCGGCATATGCCGAAATTATTCTTGAAGGTTATGTCGACCCTCAGGAAAAGAGGCTGGAAGGTCCTTTCGGCGATCACACCGGCTATTATTCCCTGGCCGACCAGTACCCGGTATTTCACCTGACTTGTATTACCAGCCGGAAAGACCCTCTCTACCCGGCAACTATAGTCGGGCGGCCGCCGATGGAAGACGCCTTTATCGGCAAGGCTACCGAACGTATCTTTCTGCCCTTGCTCAGACTGCTGGTTCCTGAATTGGTGGATATGAACCTGCCGCCTGAGGGAGTTTTCCATAACTGTGTCATTGTATCTATTGAAAAAAGCTACCCGGGTCAGGCCAAAAAAGTGATGTCCGCATTATGGGGTTTTGGTTTAATGATGCTGGCCAAGCTGATTATTGTAGTTGACGCGGATGTGGATGTGCAAAACATTTCCGAAGTGATGTGGCGGGTGTTTAACAACATTGACGCTAAGCGCGATGTGGTGATCACTGAGGGGCCGTTGGATGCCCTGGACCATGCGTCTCCGCTGCCCCACCTGGGCGCCAAAATGGGCATTGACGCCACAACTAAATGGCCCTCGGAAGGGCATTTGCGCGAATGGCCGGGTGACGTGGTAATGAGTGAGGAAGTGAAAAATCTGGTCGACGGCAAATGGAGGGAGTATGGTTTTTAA
- a CDS encoding UbiA-like polyprenyltransferase: protein MVFKKLKIFLEMIKFEHTLFALPFAYIGALLTERRIPAAHDLLWITMAMVGARTAAMSLNRIIDRRLDARNPRTAGRALPRGLLREGEVWFYVLLSFLILLYSSHQLTPLAFRLAPAAVLVLFAYSYTKRFTWTCHLVLGSVLGMAPLGSWIAITGQFHPAPVLLAAGVLFWVAGFDIIYACDDYEFDLKEGLYSIPARFGIKRALYISTAFHTIAPLFFLAAGLLLNLGALYLAGVMVSVGILFYQHTLVRPDDLSRAGVAFFNLNGTLSVVMFVFTLLDVFFPLRIF, encoded by the coding sequence ATGGTTTTTAAGAAGCTGAAGATTTTTCTTGAAATGATTAAATTTGAACATACTTTGTTTGCTTTGCCTTTCGCTTATATCGGGGCTTTGTTGACAGAGAGAAGAATACCTGCCGCGCATGACCTGCTCTGGATCACCATGGCCATGGTTGGCGCCCGCACGGCGGCCATGTCTCTTAACCGGATTATCGACCGGCGCCTGGACGCGCGGAATCCCCGCACCGCCGGCAGGGCCTTGCCCAGGGGGCTTTTGAGAGAAGGTGAAGTTTGGTTTTATGTTTTGCTGTCTTTTTTAATTTTGTTATATTCATCCCATCAGTTAACCCCGCTGGCTTTCCGGCTTGCTCCGGCGGCTGTTCTGGTATTGTTTGCCTACTCGTACACCAAGCGCTTTACCTGGACATGCCATCTGGTGCTGGGGTCGGTGCTGGGGATGGCCCCGTTGGGAAGCTGGATCGCCATTACCGGCCAATTTCATCCGGCCCCGGTCCTATTAGCTGCGGGAGTGCTTTTTTGGGTCGCCGGTTTTGATATTATCTATGCCTGCGATGATTACGAGTTTGACCTTAAAGAAGGTCTTTATTCCATCCCGGCCCGGTTCGGCATTAAGCGGGCGCTTTATATTTCCACTGCTTTTCACACCATCGCGCCATTGTTTTTCCTGGCCGCCGGTTTGCTTCTAAACCTTGGCGCCCTTTATCTGGCTGGTGTTATGGTTTCAGTAGGGATACTTTTTTACCAGCATACTTTGGTGCGTCCCGATGATTTGTCTAGGGCAGGTGTGGCTTTTTTTAATTTAAATGGTACCTTAAGTGTTGTTATGTTTGTCTTTACCCTATTAGATGTCTTTTTCCCTTTACGGATCTTTTAA